From Lolium perenne isolate Kyuss_39 chromosome 5, Kyuss_2.0, whole genome shotgun sequence, a single genomic window includes:
- the LOC127301243 gene encoding succinate dehydrogenase subunit 7, mitochondrial-like, translated as MAQPAFLSALRSRLRTPPPPPHVQPRRAYHVELGAREKALLEEDVALKRFKSFKNNVKQVSKIGNFLTLVVVAGCSYQIAALAASTQ; from the exons ATGGCCCAACCCGCCTTCCTCTCCGCCCTCCGCTCCCGCCTCCGgactccgccgccgccccctCACGTCCAGCCCCGCCGCGCGTACCACGTCGAGCTCGGCGCACGCGAGAAAGCG CTTTTGGAGGAAGATGTTGCTTTGAAGAGGTTCAAATCATTCAAGAACAATGTGAAACAGGTCTCCAAGATTGGGAATTTTCTcactcttgttgttgttgctg GTTGCAGCTACCAGATCGCCGCACTGGCGGCAAGCACGCAATGA
- the LOC127301244 gene encoding mitogen-activated protein kinase kinase kinase NPK1, with protein MRRDAAGGGPGFHDLFDSVRRSIAFRTSAAAPAAPEPLGGGAAAGIGVRISSCLRKSRGMGLLGLIAKSPSPPRRLLPPTPLPAPPADDGDGGGGGRADENPPIRWRKGEMIGSGAFGQVYLGMNLDTGELLAVKQVLIGSTNATREKAQAHIRELEEEVKLLKNLSHLNIVRYLGTVREEDTLNILLEFVPGGSIQSLLGKLGSFPEAVIRKYTRQILQGLEYLHRNAIIHRDIKGANILVDNKGCIKLADFGASKQVAKLATMTAAKTMKGTPHWMAPEVIVGSGHTFSADIWSVGCTVIEMATGKPPWSQQYQEVALLFHVGTTKSHPPIPEHISPEAKDFLLKCLQKEPELRSSASDLLKHPFVTGEFDDRQPLNRTAPKDASVNELPAHDACAPTELGLNHSGNWSTINSHRSSKIKPLWEGSCDDDDICEFADKDDNPAVGSSYNPMSEPFDDWNSKYDISPEKSSHQSTEFGGLAKHTESSMTENDFTFPREGSCEDDDVLTESKIEAFLDEKALDLKKLQTPLYEEFYNTANAGNSQGVDQPSNGKFINSPKLPPRGKSPPSKMRGGGPAAATPCDNNLNTTIPESCSKQFSRDSVDSSRILREIASPQLNELGDKVHIDVQDSTSISFAERQRKWKEELDQELERERVMRLAGCGKTPSPNRGPSSGKRERHPAH; from the exons ATGCGACGGGACGCCGCGGGCGGCGGCCCTGGGTTCCACGACCTCTTCGACTCCGTGCGCCGCTCCATCGCCTTCCGCACCagcgccgccgcccccgccgcccCCGAGCCCCTCGGCGGGGGCGCCGCCGCCGGGATCGGCGTGCGGATCAGCTCCTGCCTCCGCAAGTCCAGGGGGATGGGCCTGCTCGGCCTCATCGCCAAGAGCccctcgccgccgcgccgcctgcTGCCGCCCACGCCCCTGCCCGCGCCACCGGCCGACGACGGCGACGGGGGCGGGGGAGGGCGGGCGGACGAGAACCCGCCGATCCGGTGGCGGAAGGGCGAGATGATCGGGTCCGGCGCGTTCGGGCAGGTCTACCTCGGCATGAACCTCGACACCGGCGAGCTCCTCGCGGTGAAGCAG GTTCTGATCGGGAGCACCAACGCCACCCGGGAGAAGGCCCAA GCGCATATCAGAGAGCTCGAGGAGgaagtgaagctcctgaagaaCCTGTCGCACCTCAACATAGTG AGGTACCTTGGCACCGTCCGTGAGGAAGACACGCTGAACATCCTGCTGGAGTTTGTCCCCGGAGGGTCCATCCAGTCGCTTCTCGGGAAGCTCGGCTCATTCCCGGAAGCA GTCATTAGGAAGTACACCAGGCAGATTTTGCAAGGGCTGGAATATCTGCATAGGAATGCAATTATACATAGAGACATTAAG GGCGCAAACATTCTTGTTGACAACAAAGGGTGCATTAAACTTGCCGATTTTGGGGCATCTAAGCAAGTTGCCAAGTTG GCTACTATGACAGCAGCTAAAACGATGAAAGGCACGCCACATTGGATGGCACCTGAAGTAATTGTCGGGAGTGGGCATACCTT CTCTGCAGATATCTGGAGTGTGGGATGCACAGTAATTGAAATGGCTACTGGTAAACCACCATGGAGCCAACAGTATCAGGAG GTTGCACTTCTATTTCATGTCGGAACCACAAAGTCACACCCACCAATACCTGAACATATCTCGCCAGAGGCTAAAGATTTTCTGCTGAAATGCCTGCAGAA GGAACCAGAGCTGAGGTCTAGTGCGTCGGATTTATTAAAG CATCCATTTGTCACTGGAGAATTTGACGACCGGCAGCCACTCAATCGCACAGCACCGAAG GATGCTTCTGTCAATGAGCTTCCTGCACATGATGCTTGCGCACCAACAGAGTT GGGGTTGAATCATTCTGGCAACTGGTCCACTATTAATTCCCACAGATCATCGAAAATCAAACCCTTGTGGGAGGGTAGCTGTGATGATGATGACATTTGTGAGTTTGCTGATAAAGATGACAACCCAGCAGTTGGATCT AGCTATAATCCTATGTCTGAACCATTTGATGACTGGAACAGCAAGTATGACATAAGCCCAGagaaaagttctcatcaatcaacggAATTTGGTGGATTAGCCAAGCATACTGAAAGCAGTATGACCGAAAATGATTTTACCTTCCCTCGGGAGGGAAGTTGTGAAGATGACGACGTACTTACCGAGTCAAAAATAGAAGCATTTCTTGATGAGAAG GCCCTTGATCTGAAGAAGCTACAAACACCTTTATATGAAGAATTCTACAATACAGCGAATGCTGGGAATTCTCAGGGAGTTGATCAACCTTCCAATGGAAAATTCATAAATAGTCCGAAACTACCCCCTCGCGGAAAGTCGCCTCCAAGTAAGATGAGAGGAGGAGGTCCTGCAGCAGCAACACCTTGTGACAATAATTTGAATACTACGATACCTGAGAGCTGCAGCAAGCAATTCTCAAGAGACAGTGTAGATAGTAGCCGGATTTTGAGAGAAATAGCCTCCCCTCAACTCAATGAGCTTGGGGATAAAGTTCATATTGATGTCCAGGACAGCACAAG CATCAGCTTCGCTGAGAGGCAACGAAAgtggaaagaggagctggaccagGAGCTTGAGAGGGAAAGAG TGATGAGGTTAGCTGGCTGTGGTAAAACACCATCTCCAAATAGAGGGCCCAGCAGCGGGAAACGAGAGCGCCATCCTGCCCACTGA